Proteins encoded in a region of the Paenibacillus sp. E222 genome:
- a CDS encoding genetic competence negative regulator, producing MKIERLSHDKIRIFLTFDDLSERGIQKEDMWQEIPKVHELFTEMMDQAYSELGFDATGPLAVEVFALPAQGMVVIVTRGKYDPQQYGSGNEDDLPEEVYEMEVTLEQSDSIVYAFKDFEVLIEAAHMLHQHVTDAGRLYSYKDKWFLHFEPDDLDSTKHAALIALLAEFGEGSSVTPAVMEEYGKVVMPEQAVEVICTHFKRQD from the coding sequence ATGAAAATAGAACGATTAAGTCACGATAAGATACGGATTTTCCTGACCTTTGACGATCTGAGCGAGCGCGGAATACAAAAAGAAGATATGTGGCAGGAAATACCTAAAGTTCATGAACTGTTCACTGAAATGATGGACCAGGCCTATTCCGAACTTGGATTTGATGCTACAGGTCCACTTGCTGTCGAAGTATTCGCACTTCCCGCTCAAGGGATGGTTGTCATTGTCACCCGGGGGAAATATGATCCGCAACAATATGGTTCAGGTAATGAGGATGATTTGCCTGAAGAAGTATATGAGATGGAAGTTACACTTGAGCAGAGCGATTCCATCGTCTACGCATTCAAAGATTTTGAAGTGCTAATTGAGGCTGCACATATGTTGCATCAGCACGTAACGGATGCCGGAAGACTTTATTCCTATAAAGACAAGTGGTTTTTGCATTTTGAACCGGATGACTTGGATTCCACCAAACATGCAGCATTGATTGCCTTGCTTGCTGAATTCGGTGAAGGATCTTCCGTTACCCCTGCCGTCATGGAAGAGTACGGAAAGGTTGTTATGCCTGAACAAGCGGTTGAGGTTATCTGCACCCACTTCAAACGTCAGGATTAA
- the serA gene encoding phosphoglycerate dehydrogenase: protein MYKVLVSDPISDLGIQQLVDANDVVVEKKTGLSEDELVAIIGNYDALLVRSQTRVTDRIMTAGTNLKVIGRAGVGVDNIDLEAATQRGIIVINAPDGNTITTCEHTFAMMMALARHIPQAYAKTIQGTWDRKTFLGVELRNKTLGVLGMGRIGSEVAKRAKAFGMDILAYDPFLTQDRAEKLQVKLASVDDIIRNADFMTVHTPLTPETRHMISRPQFEVMKKGMRIINCARGGVVDEMALVEAIDGGIVAGAAFDVFESEPPAADHPFLNHPSIIVTPHLGASTVEAQENVAIDVSEQVLHILRNEPFKNAVNMPAVAPTVMNKLQPYFKLGETLGSFAAQITQNAVQEIRIDYAGDLSEVDTSPLTRYIVKGILARHLGGEANIVNSMHLAKVRDLNVVVSQTSATKGFTNLITVTLVTTQDAEERRVAGTLLAGYGERIVRLDKFPVDIAPESHQILISHNDKPGIIGRVGTLLGENEVNIASMQVGRKIIGGAAIMILTVDKEVPKDVLVQLAALQEINTAVEIVLN, encoded by the coding sequence ATGTACAAAGTGTTAGTGTCGGACCCGATTAGTGATCTGGGAATTCAGCAGCTGGTGGATGCAAATGATGTTGTAGTTGAGAAGAAAACAGGTCTTAGCGAAGATGAGCTTGTTGCAATTATCGGCAATTATGATGCCCTTCTGGTTCGAAGTCAGACTCGTGTAACAGATCGTATTATGACAGCAGGTACAAACCTTAAAGTCATCGGACGTGCTGGCGTTGGTGTAGATAACATTGATTTGGAAGCTGCTACCCAACGCGGTATCATTGTTATTAATGCCCCTGACGGTAATACGATTACGACATGTGAGCATACATTTGCCATGATGATGGCACTGGCACGACATATTCCTCAGGCATATGCCAAAACCATTCAAGGTACTTGGGATCGTAAAACCTTCCTGGGTGTAGAGTTAAGAAATAAAACGCTGGGTGTACTTGGTATGGGACGAATCGGTAGCGAAGTAGCTAAACGTGCCAAAGCGTTCGGAATGGATATCCTGGCTTACGACCCGTTCCTCACTCAAGATCGCGCAGAAAAACTTCAGGTTAAGCTGGCTAGTGTGGATGACATCATTCGCAATGCCGACTTTATGACCGTTCACACACCATTAACACCTGAGACACGCCATATGATTTCCCGCCCACAATTCGAAGTAATGAAAAAAGGTATGCGTATTATCAACTGTGCCCGTGGTGGAGTCGTTGACGAAATGGCCCTTGTAGAAGCAATTGATGGAGGTATCGTTGCTGGTGCAGCATTTGACGTATTCGAGAGCGAACCACCCGCTGCTGATCACCCGTTCCTGAATCATCCTAGCATTATTGTAACGCCTCATCTTGGTGCATCCACAGTAGAAGCACAAGAAAATGTAGCGATCGACGTATCCGAGCAAGTCCTGCATATCCTGCGCAATGAACCGTTCAAAAACGCAGTTAACATGCCTGCAGTAGCCCCAACTGTAATGAACAAACTGCAGCCGTACTTTAAACTGGGTGAAACACTGGGTAGCTTTGCAGCTCAGATCACTCAAAATGCAGTTCAGGAAATTCGGATCGACTACGCTGGAGATCTGTCGGAAGTGGATACTTCGCCTTTGACTCGTTACATTGTAAAAGGTATTCTGGCAAGACATTTAGGCGGAGAAGCCAATATTGTCAACTCCATGCATTTGGCTAAAGTGCGGGATCTCAACGTAGTGGTTAGCCAAACGTCGGCGACGAAAGGATTTACAAATCTGATTACCGTCACACTGGTGACGACTCAGGATGCCGAGGAGCGTCGTGTTGCGGGTACACTGCTCGCCGGTTACGGTGAACGTATCGTGCGTCTGGACAAATTCCCAGTAGATATTGCTCCCGAAAGTCACCAGATTCTGATTTCGCATAATGATAAACCGGGGATTATCGGACGCGTTGGGACTTTGCTTGGAGAGAACGAAGTTAACATCGCCTCCATGCAAGTCGGACGTAAAATCATTGGTGGGGCAGCTATCATGATTCTGACTGTTGACAAAGAAGTTCCAAAAGATGTTCTGGTGCAACTCGCTGCTCTTCAGGAAATCAATACAGCCGTTGAAATCGTTTTGAATTAA
- a CDS encoding 1-acyl-sn-glycerol-3-phosphate acyltransferase has protein sequence MIYTFCSTLLRIIYTILFRLEAVGRENIPKEGGVLLCSNHISNFDPPTVGIKIRRQVRFMAKSELFDIPVFGRIIKAVGAFPVKRGGVSKESIKTSLNILRDGEVLGIFPSGSRHNDGGIGKKGAASFALRSGATVIPTAIIGNYKVFRKMKVVYGAPVNLDEFKEDPSGDALERATEKIMSKINEMVQTGVPSK, from the coding sequence ATGATTTACACATTTTGCAGCACATTACTGCGGATCATTTACACCATTCTTTTCCGCCTGGAGGCAGTTGGACGGGAGAACATCCCGAAAGAAGGCGGCGTACTTTTATGTTCTAATCATATCAGTAACTTTGATCCTCCAACGGTTGGTATCAAGATTCGTCGTCAGGTGCGCTTCATGGCCAAAAGCGAATTGTTTGATATCCCGGTCTTTGGCCGAATTATCAAAGCCGTAGGCGCTTTTCCCGTTAAACGTGGAGGCGTCAGCAAGGAATCCATCAAGACCTCACTCAACATTTTGCGTGACGGTGAAGTGCTTGGTATTTTCCCTTCGGGAAGCCGACACAATGATGGAGGCATCGGCAAAAAAGGGGCAGCGAGTTTCGCTCTCCGAAGTGGTGCTACAGTTATTCCTACTGCTATTATCGGTAACTACAAGGTTTTTCGTAAGATGAAAGTGGTTTATGGAGCACCGGTGAATTTGGACGAGTTCAAGGAAGATCCATCCGGCGATGCGCTGGAGAGAGCGACGGAGAAGATTATGTCCAAAATTAATGAAATGGTGCAAACAGGCGTGCCGAGCAAATAA
- the cmk gene encoding (d)CMP kinase yields MASQNTSENGKMNVAIDGPAGAGKSTVARLVAEALAYIYVDSGAMYRAVTLHMLRKGISPEDVPEVLQETQKLVIDLQPDPDGQKVFCNGEDVTSEIRSREVTGIVSRYAQIEGLRTQLVDTQRQMALRKGVVMDGRDIGTTVLPDAEVKIFMTASVEERALRRFKELDPSEGLTLQQLERDIATRDKLDESREISPLRCAEDATVLDTTEMSIHEVVDKIVSYCTMVRGEIGL; encoded by the coding sequence TTGGCAAGCCAGAACACATCAGAGAACGGGAAGATGAACGTCGCAATTGACGGACCTGCCGGTGCCGGGAAAAGCACGGTGGCCCGATTGGTTGCAGAGGCGCTCGCGTATATATACGTCGATTCTGGCGCAATGTACCGTGCGGTAACCCTGCATATGCTTCGAAAAGGTATTTCACCGGAAGATGTGCCAGAGGTGCTTCAGGAAACCCAAAAGCTGGTCATTGATTTACAACCGGATCCCGACGGACAGAAAGTGTTCTGTAATGGGGAAGATGTTACCTCGGAAATCCGCTCCCGTGAAGTGACGGGAATCGTGTCCCGATATGCGCAAATCGAGGGGCTGCGTACGCAATTGGTGGATACACAGCGGCAAATGGCTTTGCGCAAGGGCGTCGTCATGGATGGACGCGATATCGGAACGACAGTATTGCCCGACGCGGAAGTGAAAATCTTCATGACTGCCAGTGTGGAAGAGCGTGCACTTCGCCGCTTCAAAGAACTGGATCCCTCAGAAGGACTGACGTTGCAGCAGCTTGAGCGAGACATTGCCACCCGTGACAAATTGGATGAAAGTCGGGAAATATCCCCGCTTCGCTGTGCTGAGGACGCTACTGTGCTCGACACAACAGAGATGAGCATCCATGAAGTGGTTGACAAAATCGTGTCTTATTGCACAATGGTCAGAGGAGAGATCGGTCTATGA
- a CDS encoding CPBP family intramembrane glutamic endopeptidase produces the protein MKKLKFPKFKIQKAEPQQLTERLLLINLYFTQGLTLIIGVVWILLQKRNLFDVLALPDSYQFIWWGLGLAGIMLVMDLILSYVIPQESMDDGGINEMLFRKRPIWHIVCIAAIVAVCEELLFRGAIQHALGPYWTSILFAVIHIRYLRHWIPTGWVFVSSYGLGWIYMQSGTLWAPILCHFIIDLVSGLAIRFRRGS, from the coding sequence ATGAAAAAATTAAAGTTTCCCAAGTTCAAGATTCAGAAGGCTGAACCACAGCAACTCACCGAGCGTTTGCTTCTGATCAATCTATACTTTACACAAGGGTTAACTTTGATCATTGGGGTTGTATGGATTTTATTGCAGAAGAGAAATCTTTTTGATGTACTTGCGTTGCCAGACAGTTACCAGTTTATATGGTGGGGGCTTGGTCTTGCTGGCATTATGCTTGTTATGGACTTGATTCTTTCTTATGTTATTCCTCAAGAGAGCATGGACGATGGGGGAATTAATGAGATGCTGTTTCGCAAGCGTCCAATCTGGCACATTGTATGCATAGCGGCCATCGTTGCTGTTTGTGAGGAATTGTTATTTCGTGGAGCCATACAACATGCGTTAGGTCCTTACTGGACAAGTATTTTATTTGCGGTCATCCATATACGCTATTTGCGGCACTGGATTCCGACTGGTTGGGTATTTGTTTCGAGCTATGGATTGGGTTGGATTTATATGCAATCCGGCACATTATGGGCGCCTATATTATGTCATTTTATTATTGATTTGGTGTCTGGATTAGCGATACGTTTTCGGAGGGGATCATGA
- the prsW gene encoding glutamic-type intramembrane protease PrsW, with protein MLLFSVLAAAVAPGLALLTYFYLKDRYDSEPLHMVFRVFLMGILMVLPVMIIQRGMMIWLGDNPYVEAILISGGVEEFVKWFVIYHIIYNHTEFDEPYDGILYSVAVSLGFATVENVLYAFAGNASVSAMFIRALLPVSGHAMFAVIMGYYMGRAKFSDGKKKRWFLMLSLVLPFFWHALYDVIMNTMVNHWLWFIAPLMAGLWYGAMGKITRANNRSPFRFVKREEEIKL; from the coding sequence GTGCTTTTGTTTTCGGTTTTAGCGGCAGCAGTAGCTCCGGGTCTCGCCTTGTTAACATACTTTTATCTGAAAGACCGTTATGACTCTGAACCTCTTCACATGGTATTTCGAGTCTTCCTCATGGGGATTCTGATGGTATTGCCTGTGATGATTATTCAACGTGGCATGATGATCTGGCTTGGAGATAATCCTTATGTTGAAGCCATCCTCATTTCGGGTGGGGTTGAAGAGTTCGTCAAATGGTTTGTGATATACCATATCATCTATAACCACACCGAATTTGACGAGCCTTATGATGGGATTCTATACTCTGTAGCTGTTTCACTCGGATTTGCTACGGTTGAGAATGTGTTGTATGCCTTTGCGGGGAATGCTTCCGTCTCAGCCATGTTCATTCGTGCATTGCTTCCTGTATCGGGTCACGCCATGTTTGCAGTAATTATGGGTTATTACATGGGGCGGGCCAAGTTCTCGGATGGCAAGAAAAAACGTTGGTTTCTTATGCTTTCACTCGTCTTGCCGTTCTTCTGGCATGCCCTTTACGATGTCATTATGAATACGATGGTCAATCATTGGTTGTGGTTCATTGCGCCGTTGATGGCCGGATTATGGTACGGAGCGATGGGCAAAATTACAAGGGCCAACAATCGTTCTCCTTTCCGTTTTGTGAAGCGTGAGGAAGAGATTAAATTATAA
- a CDS encoding flagellar brake protein → MFPKINEVLYIQIASADEKEESKEYKSRIADVDDNSFLIEVPMQQGSSRLKRLFFGEELSISYITEDGVRHYFNTYVTGFEEDVVRLVRIRKPLPDDITKIQRRSFLRVHANLEMAIQSEDLTRAVGLTEDIGGGGLSIYGEPGFVIAEGQKLKCWLLIPYRNAVIEHANFEAEVVRIKTLETGRQLCMLKFVQITDSERQKIIKFCFERQLDYRTK, encoded by the coding sequence TTGTTTCCCAAAATAAATGAAGTTTTATACATCCAGATTGCCTCTGCAGATGAAAAAGAGGAAAGCAAAGAATATAAATCACGCATAGCGGATGTGGATGACAACAGTTTCCTGATCGAAGTTCCGATGCAACAGGGAAGCAGTCGGTTGAAACGGTTGTTTTTTGGTGAGGAATTGTCCATTTCCTATATTACAGAAGACGGGGTTCGTCATTATTTCAACACGTATGTGACCGGATTTGAAGAAGATGTAGTTCGGCTAGTACGAATTCGCAAGCCATTGCCGGACGACATCACCAAAATCCAGCGTCGCAGTTTTCTGCGTGTTCATGCAAACCTTGAAATGGCCATCCAGAGCGAAGATCTAACCCGAGCCGTGGGCTTGACTGAAGATATCGGCGGCGGGGGATTGTCCATTTATGGTGAACCCGGTTTTGTTATTGCGGAAGGGCAGAAGCTCAAGTGCTGGTTGCTTATTCCTTATCGGAATGCAGTGATTGAGCATGCGAATTTTGAAGCTGAAGTGGTTCGGATCAAAACACTGGAGACGGGCAGACAGCTATGCATGTTAAAGTTTGTGCAGATTACGGATTCGGAACGACAGAAGATCATCAAGTTTTGCTTTGAACGGCAATTGGATTATCGCACGAAATAA
- a CDS encoding polysaccharide deacetylase family protein, with protein sequence MIRHTTALIMIACMLLSACSTTEEKTPESTNSSNDSVTSTQEQQNEPTSAGTGETPTTDSSSSTDSNSDQESPSDDETSPTEKEGTDITSGSQATEDNIEKTYHMNANYYIKPNDKTSESKVVLLTFDDGPKEEKMINGLIDTLDNHDAKAIFFVNGYRVKSHPELLKIIHERGQVVGNHAWDHEDLKKMSTTAAAKQVNDVQKIVKETIGVEPQFFRPPFGSGNDALKATVKKNGMLYMTWSNGSLDWDKSTKNKPEKVIQNVLDQLNPGSNILMHELPWTVEALDELLTKLEQKGYSFVDPRSIELEAR encoded by the coding sequence ATGATTAGACACACCACCGCCTTAATTATGATCGCATGCATGCTGTTGTCAGCTTGTAGTACAACGGAGGAAAAAACACCTGAATCCACGAACTCCAGCAATGATTCGGTTACTTCAACACAGGAGCAGCAGAACGAGCCAACTTCCGCTGGCACAGGTGAAACACCAACCACGGATTCCTCGTCCTCAACGGACTCCAATTCGGATCAAGAATCACCAAGTGATGACGAAACATCTCCGACAGAAAAAGAAGGAACTGATATTACTTCAGGATCACAAGCAACCGAAGATAATATCGAAAAAACGTATCACATGAACGCCAATTACTACATCAAACCCAACGATAAAACGAGCGAAAGCAAGGTTGTATTATTGACATTTGATGATGGGCCCAAAGAAGAAAAAATGATTAATGGATTAATCGATACCTTGGATAACCATGACGCGAAAGCGATTTTTTTTGTTAACGGCTACCGCGTGAAAAGTCATCCCGAGTTGCTCAAGATCATTCATGAACGTGGTCAAGTTGTAGGAAATCATGCGTGGGATCATGAGGATCTGAAAAAAATGTCCACCACAGCAGCCGCCAAACAGGTAAACGATGTGCAAAAGATTGTGAAAGAAACGATTGGTGTGGAACCTCAGTTTTTCCGCCCGCCGTTCGGTTCTGGAAATGATGCACTAAAGGCCACAGTCAAGAAGAACGGCATGTTATACATGACATGGTCCAATGGTTCACTGGATTGGGATAAGAGCACCAAAAACAAACCGGAGAAAGTGATCCAGAATGTGCTCGATCAATTAAATCCAGGCAGTAATATTTTGATGCATGAGTTGCCATGGACGGTTGAAGCGTTGGATGAGTTGTTAACCAAACTTGAACAGAAAGGCTACTCTTTTGTCGATCCTCGCTCCATTGAACTGGAAGCACGCTGA
- a CDS encoding metallophosphoesterase: MAMVILAWIVAVILAVFALLVHMWREAHLHHIVSEEVEVPNLPSSFDGSKILYVSDIHKRMLKKNDLEHLRNQVDWVIIGGDVAEKGISWPIVRHNMSLLSYIAPAFTVYGNHDKRAGTVHLERIFRDTGVHLLQDSTAYLRKGESKLCLVGIDYRSRRGDSLLAELDTKDCKIAIVHDPLEALHLNAPVDLILSGHTHGGQLVIPGFGPVFLNKAYRSVSSGWFSLKKDDNDTEQAGKMLVSRGYGTNHLPFRLCCPAEMHMITLRVLSNKQP, encoded by the coding sequence ATGGCCATGGTAATACTGGCGTGGATCGTTGCCGTTATTTTGGCCGTGTTTGCCTTGCTGGTTCATATGTGGCGTGAGGCGCACCTTCATCACATTGTTTCAGAAGAGGTTGAAGTTCCGAATTTGCCCTCTTCTTTTGATGGCAGCAAAATCCTGTATGTATCTGATATCCATAAACGCATGCTGAAAAAGAATGACCTGGAACATCTTCGGAATCAGGTGGACTGGGTTATCATTGGGGGAGATGTGGCGGAAAAAGGAATTTCATGGCCCATCGTCAGACATAATATGAGCTTGTTATCTTATATCGCACCTGCCTTTACAGTGTATGGAAACCATGATAAAAGAGCAGGAACTGTGCATCTTGAACGTATATTTCGAGATACGGGCGTTCATCTTTTACAGGATTCTACCGCTTATCTTCGTAAAGGAGAAAGTAAATTATGCCTGGTCGGAATTGATTATCGTTCACGGCGAGGGGATTCGCTGCTTGCAGAATTGGACACCAAAGATTGCAAGATTGCCATCGTCCATGATCCCTTAGAGGCTCTTCATTTGAATGCTCCTGTTGATCTGATATTGAGTGGTCACACACATGGAGGACAATTGGTAATTCCAGGCTTCGGCCCTGTCTTTCTTAACAAAGCGTATCGCTCCGTGTCTAGCGGATGGTTCTCTTTGAAAAAGGATGATAATGATACCGAGCAAGCAGGCAAAATGCTGGTAAGCAGAGGATACGGAACAAATCATTTGCCGTTCAGACTTTGTTGTCCCGCAGAAATGCATATGATTACTTTGCGAGTGCTCTCAAACAAACAGCCTTGA
- the rpsA gene encoding 30S ribosomal protein S1: MSEEMKNQEATQDELDQFVSLKKGDTVKGTIVKLEDNQAYVSIGYKYDGVIPIRELSSLHVDSASDAVEVGQEVEAKVLSIDDEKEKLVLSKRAIDSENAWDQLQKHFEDQDVFEVVVADVVKGGLVADVGVRGFIPASMVERHFVEDFSDYKGRTLRVKVKEIDRENNKVILSQKDVLEQEFEANKATVMAGLQEGQVIEGTVQRLTQFGAFVDVGGVDGLVHVSELAWTHVDKPSDVLSEGDKVNVKVLKVDPEKGKISLSMKAVQPGPWETAGDKFNSSDIVTGVVKRLVDFGAFVEIAPGVEGLVHISQISHKHIGTPHEVLKEGQEVQVKILDMNPSEQRVSLSIKETEEAPAQAPKSERPARNNAPREEINNPNVSLSNQGLSITLGERFGDKLSKFK, from the coding sequence ATGTCGGAAGAAATGAAAAATCAAGAAGCAACCCAAGATGAGTTGGATCAATTCGTTTCCTTGAAAAAAGGAGATACCGTAAAAGGAACCATCGTCAAATTGGAAGATAACCAAGCCTATGTGAGCATTGGATATAAATATGACGGTGTAATTCCAATTCGTGAACTGTCTTCCCTACACGTAGACAGCGCGTCTGATGCAGTTGAAGTTGGACAAGAAGTTGAAGCTAAAGTACTTAGCATCGACGACGAGAAAGAAAAACTCGTTCTGTCCAAACGTGCAATCGACAGCGAAAACGCTTGGGATCAATTGCAAAAGCATTTTGAAGACCAAGACGTATTCGAAGTTGTTGTAGCTGACGTTGTTAAAGGCGGTCTGGTAGCAGACGTGGGCGTACGCGGATTTATCCCGGCTTCCATGGTAGAGCGCCATTTCGTTGAAGATTTCAGCGATTACAAAGGACGCACATTGCGTGTTAAAGTGAAAGAGATCGACCGTGAGAACAACAAAGTGATCCTTTCCCAAAAAGACGTACTTGAGCAAGAATTCGAAGCAAACAAAGCTACGGTTATGGCTGGTTTGCAAGAAGGTCAAGTTATCGAAGGTACAGTACAACGCTTGACTCAATTCGGTGCTTTCGTTGATGTGGGCGGAGTAGACGGATTGGTTCACGTATCCGAGCTGGCTTGGACACACGTTGACAAACCATCGGACGTTCTGTCTGAAGGCGATAAAGTAAACGTTAAAGTGCTGAAAGTTGATCCTGAAAAAGGTAAAATCAGCCTGAGCATGAAAGCTGTTCAACCAGGTCCTTGGGAAACAGCTGGCGACAAATTCAATTCTAGCGATATCGTAACAGGTGTTGTAAAACGTCTGGTTGACTTCGGTGCTTTCGTTGAAATCGCTCCTGGTGTTGAGGGACTTGTGCATATCTCGCAAATCTCCCACAAACATATTGGCACTCCGCACGAAGTGTTGAAAGAAGGACAAGAAGTTCAAGTTAAAATCTTGGATATGAATCCTTCTGAGCAACGTGTAAGCCTGAGCATTAAGGAAACTGAAGAAGCTCCTGCTCAAGCACCAAAATCAGAAAGACCTGCTAGAAACAACGCTCCACGTGAAGAAATCAACAACCCGAACGTTTCCTTGAGCAATCAAGGTCTGAGCATCACGCTCGGCGAGCGCTTCGGTGACAAACTTAGCAAATTCAAATAA
- the ypeB gene encoding germination protein YpeB, with the protein MYKRLSSVMFPIFAVLLIGALVWGYQENQEKNAILIKAENQYQRAFHDLSFHMDKLHSEIGNTLAVHATSQGMHRKGLMNVWRLTSEAQNEINQLPLTMLPFSETEEFLSRISNFAYQASMRDLTNEPLSEKEMGNLKKLYANSSEITKNLQDVQQKVISDRLRWMDAESAMATEEQTMDNTIVDGFRTVNKKVQEYPELDWGPSVSSIYAKRSVKKLDGLPVTKEQIQTKAAKFSNAEHGKIQVQENGKGTDWESYTATIDQSKDSKLSMDFTRNGGLLISYSDTRPIGTKKVTRKEAMAKADHFLSNKGYKDMKAVNYDEFGNLGNLTYVRKQGDTLIYPEKMSVRVGLDNGDVTGFQASDFVYEHQKKREIPKAALTVEQARKKLNPEFKESYARKSLIKNDYSKEVLCYEFGGRINGAKYKIYINADTGTEEAVEEIKPVNETT; encoded by the coding sequence ATGTATAAACGTTTAAGTTCAGTTATGTTTCCGATATTTGCAGTTCTGTTAATCGGTGCTCTCGTATGGGGTTACCAAGAGAACCAGGAGAAAAATGCAATTCTGATCAAGGCAGAGAATCAATATCAGCGTGCCTTTCACGATTTATCTTTTCATATGGACAAATTGCACTCGGAGATTGGGAATACACTGGCCGTCCATGCTACGTCCCAAGGGATGCATCGCAAAGGTCTGATGAATGTATGGCGACTTACCAGTGAAGCGCAGAATGAGATTAACCAATTGCCGCTTACGATGTTGCCATTCAGTGAAACGGAGGAGTTTCTCTCCCGCATCTCCAACTTTGCTTATCAGGCGTCCATGCGTGATCTGACCAATGAACCTTTAAGTGAGAAAGAAATGGGTAACTTGAAAAAACTGTATGCGAATTCATCCGAGATCACCAAAAATTTGCAGGATGTACAGCAGAAAGTCATTTCCGACCGTTTACGCTGGATGGATGCCGAGTCGGCTATGGCAACGGAAGAGCAAACGATGGACAATACCATCGTGGATGGTTTCCGGACTGTGAACAAAAAGGTACAGGAATATCCTGAACTTGATTGGGGCCCTTCAGTCTCCAGCATTTATGCCAAACGTTCGGTGAAAAAGCTGGATGGTCTACCTGTGACCAAAGAGCAGATCCAAACTAAAGCTGCGAAGTTTTCGAATGCTGAACACGGCAAGATTCAAGTACAGGAAAATGGTAAAGGTACAGACTGGGAATCTTACACAGCCACGATTGATCAATCCAAAGACAGCAAATTGAGTATGGACTTCACGCGTAATGGCGGTCTGCTCATCTCTTACAGTGACACTCGGCCAATCGGAACAAAGAAAGTAACACGTAAGGAAGCTATGGCAAAAGCAGATCATTTCCTTTCCAATAAGGGTTACAAAGATATGAAGGCAGTCAATTATGACGAATTTGGCAATCTCGGTAACCTGACCTATGTCCGTAAACAAGGTGATACCCTGATCTATCCAGAAAAAATGTCTGTTCGGGTTGGCCTTGATAATGGGGATGTTACCGGCTTTCAGGCAAGTGATTTTGTATATGAGCATCAGAAGAAGCGGGAGATTCCAAAAGCAGCGCTCACGGTTGAACAAGCCCGCAAAAAGCTGAATCCGGAATTCAAGGAGAGCTACGCTCGCAAATCACTCATTAAGAATGATTACAGCAAAGAAGTTCTGTGTTACGAATTCGGTGGACGCATCAATGGTGCAAAATATAAAATTTACATCAACGCCGATACAGGTACGGAAGAAGCCGTTGAGGAAATCAAACCGGTGAATGAGACCACATAA